Part of the Vigna unguiculata cultivar IT97K-499-35 chromosome 3, ASM411807v1, whole genome shotgun sequence genome, actaatttgtatcatataaatagtttatatgGCCAACACTTATTACATTTAACCAACTTATATCGAGCTTTGtctcatttttttaagtaaaacttattttaaatgttctaatttatatatgtttgacagataattattaaatatatatcttacgcggaaatatataaattcagtTTCTAAACGTTGAAAATTCTTAATTTACTTCTTAAAcgtaaaaaagtattttatcaaACTTAATTCACTTAAAATATTAACGATCTGATTTGTGTCACCGGTAactctttatgtttttttaagataaaattttttacgtttttgatataatattttacataatttatatatataaaccgtttaataattttttatatgaaaaaatcaaattgagaaattttcatattaaattatatatttaagttaactTATATGAAGTTCCCAAAATTTTAACATAcgagataagttttaaatacAATAGATCAAGTTATTGTTTTTTAAGAAACTTTAAAAACAAACCTATAACATGTAGACTAGACTCGAACCTTAAATTTAAAAGAGCAGAGAAATTTACATCTCTTGCTTAGATTGAACCTATTTCCATCTCTAGTGGGAGGCAGGAACTTTTCTTGGCGAAGATTTTCTAGGAATCCAGATTTTAAAGCAAGATTGTTTAAGCCATCCAAATTCGTTCtgaatgtttttaatatttttctaataacaaAACGTATATGTTGAGGAAAAACGCTTATAGGTTCAACTATaagttaactttttaaaattttaataacgaTATAAGTAGAGGTTGAAGGCTTAAAACGTTCCAACTAATCTAACGTTGTTAACCACCATCACTTAATGGTTCTCTATTGCTTAATCAGATGGATAACCGTCATCATCCACgccaaaacatgtttttttttttttttttgtagctGTTTTAGTCCAAAGTGTGGACAtgaagaaattattattattgttacgAAAACGAATGAATTTTGTAATTGCTGCTTGGTGGATGAAAAGAAAGGACAACACCTAAGAAACACGTTCGCACGTTTTTCACTTACgtaatgatatatataataaatattcctTCCTACATCATTGGCTACCAATATTGTTCGAAGAGGAGAAAACGagagtaataataatgtttgaCTTGAACGATTAGAGATTAGGGGCGTTATCTTCGTGGGGATCACGAAGACAAAATTTCTTTGAATCAGCTACCAGTGAACGTTTTATATAAGCATACATGTACAAACGCCTTAGGAAAAACAGCACAAGAAGTtaagaaacaaacaaaaatttagCAATGGCTGTCTCTCTTCAACATCGTAGGTTGTTGTTGATTTTGTTTTCATGGATGTTCATAATGATGGGAAAGCCAGCAACAGTAGCGGGTTTATTTCAGCCGAGTCAGTGGACACAAGCCCATGCCACATTTTATGGTGACGAGAGTGCTTCAGCCACCATGGGTATGTTacaaaaattcattaattaattaattaattaattaataatagagCATAACGAAATGAATATGAGTTTGTAGGAGGAGCGTGTGGATATGGAAATTTGTTGATAAACGGTTATGGGACAGACACAGCAGCTTTGAGTTCTACATTGTTCAACGATGGATACGCATGTGGGACATGTTACGAGATACAGTGTGTGGAATCCAGTGCGTGTTTTTCCAATGTGCCTTACACCACAGTGACTGCCACCAATATCTGCCCTCCTAATTGGGCCGAGGCCTCTGACAACGGAGGGTGGTGCAACCCACCTCGTCCACATTTCGACATGTCCAAGCCCGCTTTCATGAAAATCGCACAGTGGAAAGCTGGAATCGTTCCTGTTATGTACCGAAGGTAATGTTAGTTAAATATCTAATATTCTTAGTTAATGGTATTAGTGAAGATGTGATGTGgtgaataataatttttcagaGTGGCTTGCGTGAAGAGTGGTGGACTACGATTTTCTTTCCAGGGAAATGGGTATTGGTTATTGGTGTATGTGATGAATGTGGGAGGAGGAGGAGACATTTCAAACATGTGGGTGAAAGGAAGTGGAACCGAGTGGATCAGCATGAGCCACAATTGGGGAGCTTCTTACCAGGCTTTTGCAACATTGAGTGGTCAATCTCTTTCGTTTAAGGCAACCTCTTACACCACCAAAGAAACCATAATAGCTTGGAATGTTGCTCCCACCAACTGGGGCGTAGGATTAACGTATTCCTCCAACGTCAATTTCAGTTAAACATCACACACCATCCTTTTTATTTACTTCATTTCATCTCCacgcttttttttttcttatctcacAAATGTTACGGAGacattctctttttctttttcctagtTCAAACAAACAAACCACCAATGTTGTCACACTGCTGGCACAATGAGAATTTCTTCCACCGGTCAAATATTTAGaatcattaaaaattatgagTAGTTTTGTTTACTCATACAGACATATATGTTGCACGCACGTGTTGCTGGATCGAACAAGAAAATCTC contains:
- the LOC114179160 gene encoding putative expansin-A30, with the translated sequence MAVSLQHRRLLLILFSWMFIMMGKPATVAGLFQPSQWTQAHATFYGDESASATMGGACGYGNLLINGYGTDTAALSSTLFNDGYACGTCYEIQCVESSACFSNVPYTTVTATNICPPNWAEASDNGGWCNPPRPHFDMSKPAFMKIAQWKAGIVPVMYRRVACVKSGGLRFSFQGNGYWLLVYVMNVGGGGDISNMWVKGSGTEWISMSHNWGASYQAFATLSGQSLSFKATSYTTKETIIAWNVAPTNWGVGLTYSSNVNFS